ataataaaaacaagtACAGAATAGAACATGTGTAATATAATTCTCTTAAATTAAATACGGTTGAAAATTGGTGGTGATAAATCTTGTTTACTTTAATActaaaattttgaagataattcgataattcttcaatgattcttcaataatttattgacTTTATTAATCTAATTATCATCGAACATCTTTATCAAATCACCTCTGAAGGTATAGAACTCCGCTATTTTACAGTGTCACTATCCTTGTTACTTTTGAAGCCTCCACATAAAAAGTATATGTTTAAAATTATGATTGCGTAATATGATGGTAGAACTAAAGTCTGTGATTCTgtgataaatatatattattttagaacgtaaaaactttaaataaatatttgttcatgtatatatatatatatatacgtaGGGGTTATTGTTTTAACAAAAAAGCAAAGTACTTTNNNNNNNNNNNNNNNNNNNNtatatatatatatatacaggGGTTatgtttttcaaaaaagCAAAGactttgattattttaaagataaccaggaatttcttttgttaTCAAGCTATATTATTACATCAATtcaaaaaacaataaattcatCTGCTAGAGttattcttatttgaaattctgtatcaaaatattgattattttcaGAATTATAATAGATAACCCCAATAATATTGGTTTATTAAGAAACAATAACCAACGAGTTCAAATATAGTTTGAATCATTGTATTCTTCTCACTTAAGGAATACACTTCTTCTCAAGAATATCATACTTTGAACTGAGCGTTTCGCTCGTCTTTTCTTTAATGTCGCCtctataatatattacCGAAAGTACAATTAtaataagaaaaacaacaatCCCGcttgaaaaatataaaaaaaaatataatagtaaactattttaaaacaatgaCTACAACAATGGTTTTTAaactattaattttattgttactATCCCTAAAACTTATATTTGCTCTGGATGGTGGTACAAAAACATCATATTATTGTCAAAGCACTGACTCAACCATAGTTACTTCTACAAGTACGAAAAAGGGAACTACTCTACTTGCTGTATATACAACAACATACTCTTCCATTTTCTTCCCATATTCCGCTTCCCAATCAACAACAACCTTACAAACTTCTGGTCCTTCTTCAACTGTTACCTCCATTACCTACTCTACAATAGATAGTGCAACTTCTTCTATTTGTCAAACTGTGACGGTAACTTTGATATATACACCACTGATCCGCACATCATTCACTACTACTACTGCTTCCTCCGTTGATAGTACCATTACATACTCTACTTCAATTTACAAAGATGCTGGCAATCTAACTGAAACTACTGTATATTATGTGGCCACTCCAATACGTAGGTCTACTGAAACCAAAAGAACCACAAGTGCCTTTAATGGTAGTTCCCAAACGTACAGTATCATTTATGAAACTGTGACTGATGCTTCGGGAAATGAAACAACACAGACCACATACTATGTTGCTGTTCCAACCAATCTACTGCTTTCTACCACTACTGATGACGGTTGGACGGGTAGTGTTGCGACTACATGGTCTACACAATTTGTGACGACCACTGGTGCTGACGGCTTAGCTACTCCAGGTACTGTGTATTGGGTTCACACTTCGAGAGTGGCCGGTATTACAGTCACCGGTACATGGTCAGGCACGTTTACGACGTTCTACTCCACCAGTACTTCGTATAGCACTGATAGGAATATTATCGGTGTAGCTACCTCGACATACACTACAACATACTACTACATCCATATTCCAGCATTTAATAGGACAACTACTACCACGACTGCTTCTGTAGAATCAGCAACCCGTACATATTCCACGTCGATTTACTCTGTTACTGATTCTGATGGAAACGTGACGACCAGCACCATCTATTACGTTGCTACCCCTACACGTAAATCTACCGCTACCTCTAGTACTACCAGTAACTACAGTGGCAGTACTATGACTTACACAACCGTTATCAACACTTACACTGATGCTAGTGGAAATGCCACTACTCAGACTACATACTATGTTGCTGTTCCTACTAACTATTTAAAATCTACTACTACCAATGACGGTTGGGCCGGTGATGCTGCGACTACATGGTCTACACAATTTGTGACGACCACTGGTGTCGATGGATCTACCACTCCAGGTACTGTGTATTGGGTTCACACTTCACGAGAATCTGGTGTCACAATCACAAGTGCTTGGACTGGTAATTTCACGACTTTCTATACCACTTCTGTCTCATATTCAACTGGATATTTCCTTGGTGTTGCAACAGGAACAAGAACTACAACGtactattttctttatattcCACACTATGGATCAACTGTGTCCTCCACTAGTTGGGGAAGTCATTCTGATACAATCACGGCAAGTACTGTACTAACATCCTATACGCTAGATAATGGCGATGTCAGTACCATTACATATTATTACATCGAAACACCCGTTCGTCGTAGTACATCTAGCTATACGCTGAAAAGTAGCTTCCGTGGTACTAAATCATCAACTTATTTATCTATTTCTAGAACTATTACGGATGAAAATGGTAATGAGACAACTGAAACTACATACTTCATTGCTATTCCTACCGCTCTTTTTAGTACAACGACTACTGCACCATGGTCAGGCTTTTATACCTATACATACTCTATTGGAACTGATGTTGTTACAGGCGATGATGGATTTACTTCCACAAAAACAGTCTATCATGTCGCTACCCCAACACCCGACGGTTATTGGGTAACAACTTATTGGACTGGAACCTATACGACTTATTACCAGGATGGTTATACTTATGCTTGGGGTTTCtcttatttaattatttttggttACTGGCgttattcattattttactTAGAAACTCCATTGCGTAGAACAGGTTATACAACAACCACAAACGCCTGGGATTCTACTTTTACCTTAACTGctaatttaataacatcGACTACAGGTTATGATGGTTATGAGACTACCGTAACTATTTATACATTGTGGACTCCTGCAAGTACACTAACTAGAACGGAATTCAGACAGGGTACATTTTCAGGCACTACAAGTGATACAATTAGTACAACAACTGAGAGAATTGGTGATGATATCAGCTACTACTACCAACTTATCtattatatcaatttgCCATTAAACATAGGCGAATCAACTACTTACACCAGCTGGGATAGTAGCTTTGGATCTAGTGTTTCGACATATTTGACTACTAGTACGAATATAGACGACGTGCTTTACACAGTCACAGTTTATATTGTAGCCACTCCATCAATTCCATATTCTACAAGTTCCACTGGATGGACTGGATCTTATGACAGAATCGCATCAACGACATCTTTCACTTCTTTGGGTTATATCGATAACTTTTTAGCCCACTGGACTATCACCGTTATTGTCATAGAAACTGCTTATCGTAAATCAACTTCAAGAGTTTTAACTTGGGGTTCTGTTAACCAGGATATTACCTATTTGACCtctatatttattactACTAATGTGTTAGGACAAGAGGTGACTGAAACTGTATATTATGTCACAACACCTATTCGTGTGACATCTACTACACGTTATTATccattttcatcaaatacGCATACCACTACTATCTCTATTGGTACTACAACTTTTGTTGGTACCGATGCATATTCTACTACTGAAACCATTTATTATGTCGCTATTCCTTTAAATTCTCTACGTACTACAGTATTTACGAATTGGACTGGTAGttatattgatttttattcaaCTGTCACAGGCAGTTCAAAGACTACTACTTATTATGTCAGAACACCAGGGGACGGTTTAGTCACCACTTTTATTGATTGGGCTGGTGACTATACTACAACAATTTTAACAACTACGTCTATGAGTTATGGATTTTCTGAAGAGTATTATGGTGGATGGTCATATACTGTATATATCGTTGAAACGCCTCAACGATATACTTCCACCACTTCATATGATCCATGGATTCAAACATACACTAAAACCTATAGAGAAACTATAAGGACCTTCACTGGTAACGACGGAGAAGAAACAACAGAGACAATATTTTACGTTTATACTCCTTGGCGTATTACTACAACTTCTACAACAACTGGTTGGCAAAATTTCAGTACCCAAACATATACGACTGCAACTATTATCACTAATGGGAAGGATGGGTTTGAATCcacaattattatatatatggtaGCAACGCCTCAAGAAATGTTTACCAGTACTTCTTATTCGGCTTGGACTTATGCTTCGACAGACACTTGGTCTACTAGTATTCTAACTGGTACTAATACTAACGGATTTATTTACACTCAAACAATTTACTTTGTCAATACTCCCAAAAGAGAGTCTTTTACTACGACATACGACCCTGTAAGTTCTATTGATTATACTTCTACATTATCAACACGAATTAGTACTTATACAGCTAGCAATGGGGAAGAAACTACCGAGTACACATATTTTGTCATTACACCAATATTCAATACTTTCTCGACTAAATACACGTTATGGGATGCTGATGAAAGTTACACATATTCTACTCTAATTACTACCGTCACTAAGGATGGTAATGCAGTTACCGAAACTATCTACTATGTTTATACGCCGAAGAGAATGTTTATCAGTACTATTTTTACTTATGGCAATGGTCCAACATTAACCTTATCCACAGCTTTTACGACAGTTACGGATTCAGAAGGGAATGCTACTACTGGTACTGTTTATTTTGTGCAAACGCCAGTTAGATTATCAACTTCGAGCACTTATGTTTCTTGGTCTATTGAATCACTCTCAACTTCAATACAAACAGTCACTTTAACTGATGAAGATGGAGATGAAATTACAGAAACTATCTATTATGTGTATGGTCCAGAATACAACTTGACATCTACAACTTTCATTACAGCATCATTTGAAGATGGTGAAACTTTGTCGACAATTTCGTCCGCATATTATGGTAGTGACGGTTTCTTAACCAATGCAGTGATTTATCTTGTTAACGTCATAGAACGAGAAACAACTTCTGAATTTCAAGAAACCTCTTCTGAAGAAACCTCCACTGAAGAAACCTCTTCTGAAGAAACGTCTAGTGAAGAAACGTCTTCTGAAGAAACGTCTAGTGAAGAAACGTCTTCTGAAGAAACGTCCACTGAAGAAACCTCTGCCATGGAAACCTCTGGTGAATCCTCTGGTGAACAATCTTCTGCCACTGAATCCTCTGGTGAACACTCTTCAACTGTTGAATCCTCCGTTGAAGAATCTCCTGCCACTGAATATATTACAACGAACTTACAAACAAGTGAATATACTGACTCTGAAGGCAATGTCACCACTGGCACCACCACGTTCCCAGTCGAATCCTCGTCCGAAGCCTCGTCCGAAGCCTCGTCCGAAGCCTCTCTAACGACCTCCACGTACACGTCGACTGACTCTGAAGGCAATGTCACCACTGGCACCACCACGTTCCCAGTCGATTCCTCGTCCGAAGCCTCGTCCGAAGCCTCTCTAACGACCTCCACGTACACGTCGACTGACTCTGAAGGCAATGTCACCACTGGCACCACCACGTTCCCAGTCGAATCCTCGTCCGAAGCCTCGTCCGAAGCCTCGTCCGAAGCCTCGTCCGAAGCCTCTCTAACGACCTCCACGTACACGTCGACTGACTCTGAAGGCAATGTCACCACTGGCACCACCACGTTCCCAGTCGAATCCTCGTCCGAAGCCTCATCCGAAGCCTCTCTAACGACCTCCACGTACACGTCGACTGACTCTGAAGGCAATGTCACCACTGGCACCACCACGTTCCCAGTCGAATCCTCGTCCGAAGCCTCGTCCGAAGCCTCTCTAACGACCTCCACGTACACGTCGACTGACTCTGAAGGCAATGTCACCACTGGCACCACCACGTTCCCAGTCGAATCCTCGTCCGAAGCCTCGTCCGAAGCCTCTCCAACGACCTCCACGTACACGTCGACTGACTCTGAAGGCAATGTCACCACTGGCACCACCACCTTCCCAGTCGAATCCTCGTCCGAAGCCTCTCTAACGACCTCCACGTACACGTCGACTGACTCTGAAGGCAATGTCACCACTGGCACCACCACGTTCCCAGTCGAATCCTCGTCCGAAGCCTCGTCCGAAGCCTCTCTAACGACCTCCACGTACACGTCGACTGACTCTGAAGGCAATGTCACCACTGGCACCACTACTTACCCAAT
The window above is part of the Tetrapisispora phaffii CBS 4417 chromosome 7, complete genome genome. Proteins encoded here:
- the TPHA0G00200 gene encoding uncharacterized protein, which codes for MTTTMVFKLLILLLLSLKLIFALDGGTKTSYYCQSTDSTIVTSTSTKKGTTLLAVYTTTYSSIFFPYSASQSTTTLQTSGPSSTVTSITYSTIDSATSSICQTVTVTLIYTPLIRTSFTTTTASSVDSTITYSTSIYKDAGNLTETTVYYVATPIRRSTETKRTTSAFNGSSQTYSIIYETVTDASGNETTQTTYYVAVPTNLLLSTTTDDGWTGSVATTWSTQFVTTTGADGLATPGTVYWVHTSRVAGITVTGTWSGTFTTFYSTSTSYSTDRNIIGVATSTYTTTYYYIHIPAFNRTTTTTTASVESATRTYSTSIYSVTDSDGNVTTSTIYYVATPTRKSTATSSTTSNYSGSTMTYTTVINTYTDASGNATTQTTYYVAVPTNYLKSTTTNDGWAGDAATTWSTQFVTTTGVDGSTTPGTVYWVHTSRESGVTITSAWTGNFTTFYTTSVSYSTGYFLGVATGTRTTTYYFLYIPHYGSTVSSTSWGSHSDTITASTVLTSYTLDNGDVSTITYYYIETPVRRSTSSYTLKSSFRGTKSSTYLSISRTITDENGNETTETTYFIAIPTALFSTTTTAPWSGFYTYTYSIGTDVVTGDDGFTSTKTVYHVATPTPDGYWVTTYWTGTYTTYYQDGYTYAWGFSYLIIFGYWRYSLFYLETPLRRTGYTTTTNAWDSTFTLTANLITSTTGYDGYETTVTIYTLWTPASTLTRTEFRQGTFSGTTSDTISTTTERIGDDISYYYQLIYYINLPLNIGESTTYTSWDSSFGSSVSTYLTTSTNIDDVLYTVTVYIVATPSIPYSTSSTGWTGSYDRIASTTSFTSLGYIDNFLAHWTITVIVIETAYRKSTSRVLTWGSVNQDITYLTSIFITTNVLGQEVTETVYYVTTPIRVTSTTRYYPFSSNTHTTTISIGTTTFVGTDAYSTTETIYYVAIPLNSLRTTVFTNWTGSYIDFYSTVTGSSKTTTYYVRTPGDGLVTTFIDWAGDYTTTILTTTSMSYGFSEEYYGGWSYTVYIVETPQRYTSTTSYDPWIQTYTKTYRETIRTFTGNDGEETTETIFYVYTPWRITTTSTTTGWQNFSTQTYTTATIITNGKDGFESTIIIYMVATPQEMFTSTSYSAWTYASTDTWSTSILTGTNTNGFIYTQTIYFVNTPKRESFTTTYDPVSSIDYTSTLSTRISTYTASNGEETTEYTYFVITPIFNTFSTKYTLWDADESYTYSTLITTVTKDGNAVTETIYYVYTPKRMFISTIFTYGNGPTLTLSTAFTTVTDSEGNATTGTVYFVQTPVRLSTSSTYVSWSIESLSTSIQTVTLTDEDGDEITETIYYVYGPEYNLTSTTFITASFEDGETLSTISSAYYGSDGFLTNAVIYLVNVIERETTSEFQETSSEETSTEETSSEETSSEETSSEETSSEETSSEETSTEETSAMETSGESSGEQSSATESSGEHSSTVESSVEESPATEYITTNLQTSEYTDSEGNVTTGTTTFPVESSSEASSEASSEASLTTSTYTSTDSEGNVTTGTTTFPVDSSSEASSEASLTTSTYTSTDSEGNVTTGTTTFPVESSSEASSEASSEASSEASLTTSTYTSTDSEGNVTTGTTTFPVESSSEASSEASLTTSTYTSTDSEGNVTTGTTTFPVESSSEASSEASLTTSTYTSTDSEGNVTTGTTTFPVESSSEASSEASPTTSTYTSTDSEGNVTTGTTTFPVESSSEASLTTSTYTSTDSEGNVTTGTTTFPVESSSEASSEASLTTSTYTSTDSEGNVTTGTTTYPITSVTSSILTGSSEETDIISFWTSTDSEGNVSTGSTTIPVTMTTSTYTSTDSEGNVTTGTTTFPVESSSEASSEASLTTSTYTSTDSEGNVTTGTTTFPVESSSEASLTTSTYTSTDSEGNVTTGTTTFPVESSSEASSEASSEASLTTSTYTSTDSEGNVTTGTTTFPVESSSEASLTTSTYTSTDSEGNVTTGTTTFPVESSSEASSEASSEASPTTSTYTSTDSEGNVTTGTTTFPVESSSEASSEASSEASLTTSTYTSTDSEGNVTTGTTTFPVESSSEASLTTSTYTKPLQRTSTYTSTDSEGNVTTGTTTFPVESSSEASSEASLTTSTYTSTDSEGNVTTGTTTYPITSVTSSILTGSSEETDIISFWTSTDSEGNVSTGSTTIPVTMTTSTYTSTDSEGNVTTGTTTFPVESSSEASSEASPTTSTYTSTDSEGYVTTGTTTFPVESSSEASSEASPTTSTYTSTDSEGNVTTGTTTFPVESSSEASSEASSEASLTTSTYTSTDSEGNVTTGTTTFPVESSSEASSEASSEASSEASSEASSEASSEASLTTSTYTSTDSEGNVTTGTTTSQSESSSEASLTTSTYTSTDSEGNVTTGTTTFPVESSSEASSEASSEASLTTSTYTSTDSEGNVTTGTTTFPVESSSEASSEASLTTSTYTSTDSEGNVTTGTTTYPITSVTSSILTGSSEETDIISFWTSTDSEGNVSTGSTTIPVTMTTSTYTSTDSEGNVTTGTTTFPVDSSSEASSDASLTTSTYTSTDSEGNVTTGTTTFPVESSSEASSEASPTASTYTSTDSEGNVTTGTTTFPVEASSEASLTTSTYTSTDSEGNVTTGTTTFPVESSSEASSEASSEASLTTSTYTSTDSEGNVTTGTTTFPVESSSEASSEASSEASLTTSTYTSTDSEGNVTTGTTTFPVESSSEASSEASSEASPTTSTYTSTDSEGNVTTGTTTFPVESSSEASSEASSEASLTTSTYTSTDSEGNVTTGTTTFPVEASSEASLTTSTYTSTDSEGNVTTGTTTFPGESSSEASSEASLTTSMYISTDSERNVSSIITSYPVESSFSSHISLSGSSIGSASPSTSLAASTNTDLASTWTSISSESFLSTGTTSIEVSSSISSYISVIVSSEATYYSNSSYVHSTSSDGTILTSITSPSSSSPTVSASFSHYESCVIYTRGTTINGSALDATSKVRGSTSSSAPMSKSTTVVSFTSSTYPTESHASTVATSAGSEISVSSSKISTNDSNETSSTQTVAIQSSSKVTTTISGSNTGFTSSIPALSTSSDTHSLTTVTETVSGTVTTYTTYCPESSDDNVSKTETASRTVSNNGVESDSNGNPSIGSSAGPVNSDSASVSIPAPTTVANADSNNSADSNTVSQSPNSESDNTSSVSPATNSGSSSQPTASVSFEGVGSNTRTYSSSMFAFVGLIVMAVIA